The Peribacillus simplex genome contains the following window.
GCAGTTGCTTCAATTCGATTCTAATAAAACCTATGAAAAGCTAATCCAATCCTTGACAGAATTAACCGACAACAAACTGAACCCTGCATCCATATGGTCCATTTTCCTTTCTCTTCACGGATTCATAACTTTTTATATCAATTCTGAACTATCCTATCCAGATGTAAAAGGTTTAGCTTATTTTCACGTGAAAAATATCATCAAGAACATTGTTTGATTTTTCACTAAAATTATTGACCAATGGTTAATTAAGTTTTGGGAGGTTGGAAAATGGTAAAGAAATTCCTTCATATCGAAGGACTCATGGTCCTTTTAGCGATGATTTACATCTATTCGTTATATGAATTCAGCTGGTGGATTTTCCTTTTATTTATTTTATCGCCTGATGTTTCCATGTTGGCCTATCTAATTGATGATCGAGTTGGAGCAAAGGTTTATAACCTATTTCACACTTATACCCTGTCCATTTTCATGATTTTGCTAGCCATTTTTCTAAAGTCTGATGCGCTTATGATGATCGGGTCAATTTGGACCGCACATATTGGAATGGATCGGTTATTTGGGTATGGCCTTAAATACACATCATCCTTCAAAGCTACACACCTTCAAAAGGTATAGGTAGCTTTCCATATGTAAAAGGCAGTGTGATTACGCATCACACCGCCTTCTGTCTCTGATCTTTACACGCCT
Protein-coding sequences here:
- a CDS encoding DUF4260 domain-containing protein, which translates into the protein MVKKFLHIEGLMVLLAMIYIYSLYEFSWWIFLLFILSPDVSMLAYLIDDRVGAKVYNLFHTYTLSIFMILLAIFLKSDALMMIGSIWTAHIGMDRLFGYGLKYTSSFKATHLQKV